In the Anoplopoma fimbria isolate UVic2021 breed Golden Eagle Sablefish chromosome 7, Afim_UVic_2022, whole genome shotgun sequence genome, one interval contains:
- the senp3b gene encoding sentrin-specific protease 3b has translation MRDSGGSLAQNRWQGDLGLTAVGQDDTGGGGIPGDHLIVPVSGNSVPSPMHLRLGQKEKVWTGEYVEEEDEEDGMGRIKEMGDEDEENNPDGEDEVEFEGKGWDNNEEDEEDDDEEEEEEEEDEEDEVEDGDQAELEWEIPDFPSQSTQHPHSQQQHHQHHGPLQKVDEGGDVPAEDAVSQAEAGDLFRSHFSKYRALRRLRRWQRLRSHGGLGFRLTKHWKSWRQRAQWVCSQGYRCSRRGQRLNQYGKQRRIKRYRQSAYSDGDEDSNDERLRESERDKLMNGCSPDKQEDRGRRDIEVKPVELALTEEHMSCVTGILEESLQQYGSLIPIHVDDIVEKLQDIFSESFSQPHRKAVVQHLIQSFQRSSGSALAKTFRVNYKRHVLTMDDLGTLYGQNWLNDQIMNMYGDLVMDSVPEKVHFFNSFFYDKLRTKGYDGVKRWTKNVDIFQKDLLLIPIHLEVHWSLVSVDIPRRAITYFDSQRTLNRRCPKHIFKYLQAEAIKKDQQDFLTGWKGFFKMNVGRQNNDSDCGAFVLQYCKCLALGQPFIFGQQDMPRLRRQMYKELCHCKLTL, from the exons ATGCGAGACAGTGGCGGTAGCCTGGCCCAGAACCGCTGGCAGGGAGACCTGGGTCTGACCGCTGTGGGGCAGGACGACACAGGAGGAG gtGGGATTCCTGGAGACCACCTCATAGTCCCTGTGTCAGGCAACAGCGTACCCAGCCCCATGCACCTCAGACTGGGGCAGAAAGAGAAGGTGTGGACAGGAGAgtatgtggaggaggaggacgaggaggatgGGATGGGTAGGATCAAGGAAATgggtgatgaggatgaagaaaaCAATCCTGATGGCGAGGACGAGGTAGAGTTTGAAGGCAAGGGTTGGGATAAcaatgaggaggatgaagaagatgatgatgaagaagaagaagaagaggaagaagatgaggaggacgaggtggaAGATGGAGACCAGGCGGAGCTGGAGTGGGAGATCCCAGACTTTCCCTCCCAGTCCACGCAGCACCCTcattcacaacaacaacaccaccaacaccatGGACCACTACAGAAGGTGGACGAAGGCGGTGATGTCCCTGCGGAGGACGCCGTCTCCCAGGCCGAAGCGGGGGACTTGTTCAGGTCCCACTTCAGCAAGTACCGGGCTCTGCGGAGGCTCCGGCGCTGGCAACGTTTGCGCTCCCACGGAGGCCTTGGGTTTCGGCTCACCAAGCACTGGAAGAGCTGGCGCCAGCGGGCGCAGTGGGTCTGCTCCCAAGGGTACCGGTGCAGCCGCAGAGGGCAGAGGCTTAATCAGTACGGCAAGCAAAGGAGGATAAAAAGGTATCGGCAATCAGCTTACAGCGACGGAGACGAGGACAGCAACGATGAGAGGTTGAGAGAGTCCGAGAGAG ATAAGCTGATGAACGGCTGCTCTCCAGACaagcaggaggacagagggaggcgGGACATTGAGGTCAAACCTGTGGAGCTGGCCCTTACTGAGGAACACATGAGCTGTGTGACAG GTATTCTTGAAGAGTCTCTACAGCAGTACGGCAGTTTGATCCCCATCCACGTGGACGACATCGTGGAGAAGCTTCAGGACATCTTCAGCGAGAGCTTCTCTCAGCCACACAG GAAAGCAGTGGTCCAACACCTAATACAATCCTTCCAGCGTTCGTCGGGATCAGCCCTGGCCAAAACGTTCCGAGTCAACTACAAACGCCACGTCCTGACCATGGACGACCTGGGCACTCTGTATGGACAGAACTGGCTCAACGACCAG atTATGAACATGTATGGTGACCTGGTCATGGACTCCGTCCCCGAGAAg GTTCACTTTTTCAACAGCTTCTTTTACGATAAGCTGAGGACAAAAGGCTATGATGGAGTCAAACGGTggacaaaaaat gTGGACATCTTTCAGAAGGATCTGTTGTTGATCCCCATCCACCTGGAGGTCCACTGGTCGCTGGTCAGTGTTGACATTCCGCGTCGAGCCATCACTTACTTCGACTCTCAGCGGACTCTCAACAGACGTTGTCCGAAG CACATTTTTAAGTATCTGCAAGCGGAGGCCATCAAAAAAGACCAACAAGACTTTTTGACGGGATGGAAAGGCTTTTTCAAAATG AATGTGGGTCGTCAGAACAACGACAGTGACTGTGGTGCTTTTGTGCTACAG TACTGCAAGTGTCTGGCTCTAGGGCAGCCCTTCATCTTCGGCCAACAGGACATGCCGCGGCTGAGGAGGCAAATGTACAAAGAACTCTGTCACTGCAAGCTCACcctgtga